The genomic region TTGATCCCGAGGGCCCGCGCCGCTACCTCGTCCTCGCGGATCGCGTGGAAGATTAACCCCACCCGCGACCCCGCGATCCGCCACAGGATGAACACCACGACGAGCATCGTCCCCACGATCAGGTAGTACTCCCCGACCCGCGTCGCAGCGAGCCGCGCGATGCGCCAGATCCCACCCTCACCGCCGGAGAAGCCGGGGAACATGAACACAAGGCCGGTGAGCATGAGCGGGAACGCCAGCGTGGCCAAGGCGAGGTAATGCTTCCGCAGGCGGAGACAGGGGATGCCCACGGCGAGCCCGGCGACGGTCGCGGCCACCGCGCCCAACGGGACGGTGAGGGAAGGGGGGAGGCCGAGGTGAAGGCCGAGGAGGGCGGTTGTGTACGCCCCCGTTCCGAAGAACAGGGCGTGACCGAGGCTGATCTGGCCCGCATAACCGGCGAGGATGTCCCAACTCGTGGCGTAGATCGCGAACACGGACGCGAGGATGAGCATGCGGAGGAGGTACGGGTCCTGAGTGAAGAGGGGCAGGATGAGCAGCGCGATCACGAACGCGACGGCGATGATCCGCGTCGGGAGGACAAACACCTCGGCCCGAAGGGAGTGGAGGAACGAGCGCAGGTAGTGCACGCTACCGTTCCTCGGCGATGCTTGCCCCGAACAGGCCCTCGGGCCGGACGAGGAACACGCAGACCATGATCAGGAGAGCGACCGCCGTCCGCAGGTACGAGCCGCCGGGGACGAGGAACACCACCACCACCTCCGCGAACGCAAGGATCACGGCTCCGATCAGGCTTCCCTTCAGGCTCCCCAGCCCACCCAAGACGACCGCGGCGAGCACGATCACCAAGGGGTGCATCCACATCTGGGGTTCGACCGGGGACAGGGGCGCGATCGCCGCCCCGGCGAGCGCGGCGAGGAGGAACCCCAGCGCCATCACGATGGCTGTCACCCGGTTCACGTTGATCCCCATCAGGTTCGCCACCTCGCGATCCTGGGCCGCGGCGCGGATCGCCAGCCCGAGCCGCGTGTGGGAGAGGAGGAGCCACACCCCGGCGAGGCACACCCCAGCTAGAACGAGGGTCGCCATCTCCTGGTTCCCCACCCGCACCCCGGCGATGAGGGTGTAGCCGGGGAACGCGGGAGGCACATGCCGCAGCTCGCTCCCGAAGACCGCCATCGCTACCTCCTGGAGGAGGATCGCTGTCGCGAGGGTGGTGATGAGCACCGTCGCCTCCACCTCGCGTACGGGTTCGATGAACACCTTGTAGATCGCAAGGCCAACCGCCATGACCCCCACCGCAGTGAGGGCTGTCGCTACGGGCATCGCTAGCCCGACCTGGACGAGGTAGAAGATCCCGTACGCTGCGATCATGTAGAACGCAGTGTGGGCGAGGTTGAGCACGCGCCCGACCCCGAACACGAGCCCGAACCCAAGGGAGAGCATGGCGTAAACGCCGCTGTGGACGAGACCGTTGACGAGGATGTCGGCGACCATGGTGAGAAGGGGCCCCCGCCGGGGCCCCTCCGTACGTTTCTAGCTCCCGCTCGCCCGCCAGTGGGCCTCCACCCACGGCGGGATCAGGTAGGGGACCGTCCCCGGAGCGCTGATCACGAGGTCCGGCGCGGTCACGGGATCCGGCCGCCATTCCTGTGGCCAGAACGCCTTCGGCGCCCCGTCCTGCCACTGCACCCCGATCGCCGTGGTGTAGCCAGGCCCCCACGTCACATCGTGCACCTCGTCGAACACGAGGCGCCCGATCGTCGCGACGTAGTCGGTGGACTCGAGGGCCTGGATCACGGCATCGGTCTCAAGCGAGCCCGCCCTCTGGATCGCGTCGGCCAGAACATAGATCGCATCGTAGGTCCCCGCAGTATAGATCGGGAGCTCGCCGAACCTCGCCCGGAACGCGTCCACGAACGGGAGTGTCTTCTCTGTGACCGCCACCCCATCGGCGTAGATCCCCACCGTAGCGGCATAGGCCCCGAACCCCCCGGTGGCATCGAGCCAGCTCTGGGCTTGGGCCTCAACGTTGATCCCCACCGCGGCAACGGGAATCTGGAGGCGCCCCCAATCGCGGCCGAATACGACCCCCACCGGGCCGGAAAACACGGTGAACACGATGTGGGCGCCGGACCGCTCCACCGCCGTCAGCTCCGCGGCGACGCTCGTCGCGAGCGCGGACGGTCGCCACGTGCCGACGTGCTTCCCACCCAGCCCGCCGAGGGCGAGGGGGGTGTTCGCCATCAGTTGGACGAAGGTGACGATCGAGTTCGCCCACGCAGCCTGCTCAGCGACGATGGCCACCTTCGGCTCCGCGATCCCCAGCTCGCGCCGGAACTCCTCCATCACCTCGCCGAGGAGGATGAACGCGACGCGGGCGAGGGAGGTGGAGGGCACCGGCGTGACCCGAAACAGGTACTTGTAGCGGTTGTAGTCCTTATCCACCCGACCCGCAAGCAGGGCATCGTCCGATGCCCCGGCGATCATGAAGATCTTCTTGTAGTCGGCCGCGACCTCGGTCATGGCGAGCATCGCCTCCGTGCGGAACCCGCCAACGAGGAAGTCCACCTTCGATGCGGTGATCGCCCGTTCTACGGCGCTCACCGCGTCGGGCCCCGGTTGCATCTCGTTCGAGTCCACGCGCACGAGCTCGAGGGTGTACGTCGTCCCGCCCACGGTGATCCCACCGGCGGCGTTGATCTCCTCGGCTGCGAGCGTGGCCCCCTGCCAATGGTGGGCGCCCTGGATGTACGTCATCGGCCCCACCACGCCGATGCGGATGACCTGCC from Candidatus Bipolaricaulis anaerobius harbors:
- a CDS encoding ABC transporter permease subunit, whose amino-acid sequence is MHYLRSFLHSLRAEVFVLPTRIIAVAFVIALLILPLFTQDPYLLRMLILASVFAIYATSWDILAGYAGQISLGHALFFGTGAYTTALLGLHLGLPPSLTVPLGAVAATVAGLAVGIPCLRLRKHYLALATLAFPLMLTGLVFMFPGFSGGEGGIWRIARLAATRVGEYYLIVGTMLVVVFILWRIAGSRVGLIFHAIREDEVAARALGINTIRYKLLAFAISGFTAGVAGALYAHVTRIAGPSNLDLFMSFQPIIWTIFGGAATVYGPVTGAFILFPALDLLHVVLPQYRMLIFALIVLFILRFMPQGVTTWVRDRIERVCPSCRVRNVATRRTCRACGAELRD
- a CDS encoding branched-chain amino acid ABC transporter permease — protein: MVADILVNGLVHSGVYAMLSLGFGLVFGVGRVLNLAHTAFYMIAAYGIFYLVQVGLAMPVATALTAVGVMAVGLAIYKVFIEPVREVEATVLITTLATAILLQEVAMAVFGSELRHVPPAFPGYTLIAGVRVGNQEMATLVLAGVCLAGVWLLLSHTRLGLAIRAAAQDREVANLMGINVNRVTAIVMALGFLLAALAGAAIAPLSPVEPQMWMHPLVIVLAAVVLGGLGSLKGSLIGAVILAFAEVVVVFLVPGGSYLRTAVALLIMVCVFLVRPEGLFGASIAEER
- a CDS encoding ABC transporter substrate-binding protein gives rise to the protein MRSLICYLLVALSVVGMGASGQVIRIGVVGPMTYIQGAHHWQGATLAAEEINAAGGITVGGTTYTLELVRVDSNEMQPGPDAVSAVERAITASKVDFLVGGFRTEAMLAMTEVAADYKKIFMIAGASDDALLAGRVDKDYNRYKYLFRVTPVPSTSLARVAFILLGEVMEEFRRELGIAEPKVAIVAEQAAWANSIVTFVQLMANTPLALGGLGGKHVGTWRPSALATSVAAELTAVERSGAHIVFTVFSGPVGVVFGRDWGRLQIPVAAVGINVEAQAQSWLDATGGFGAYAATVGIYADGVAVTEKTLPFVDAFRARFGELPIYTAGTYDAIYVLADAIQRAGSLETDAVIQALESTDYVATIGRLVFDEVHDVTWGPGYTTAIGVQWQDGAPKAFWPQEWRPDPVTAPDLVISAPGTVPYLIPPWVEAHWRASGS